aaatatcaaaagttCTGACTGGTATAATTAATGTAACAAAGATGATGATACTTCCTGAACTAATATGTTAATtaagttaatatttaatttaatttaaacatttgctaaaaatattttgatgtttaaaTAATTGAACAACTTGACAGTAAAAATAGATCCAGACTTATAAGCAGACAAAACTTTTTGTGTGGTGTAGAATCACatatcagttgtttttttttttttaaagaacagtgaTCAGATAAATCTGTCATAGTATGGAGATTTCATAAATTAATGCTATCATAAGAACTTAATATGACAAACTAGAATTAGTACTACTGTAAGACAAATAATGGCTAGAAGAAAATATCTACTTAAGAAGTAGTGTTGAGATATCCAAGAATGATATTGAGAAAAGTGAAATTAGATCTACACCtccttaaaatatataatgtagtatgaggcatttaaaaaataactaccaaaagtagaagaaaatagaCTAAAATATCTACGAGGGCAAATAACTAATATATCTATAAAAGAGTTACACATATCAGAACATAAAGTATATCATCATAATATAGATCTgctcatatttaaataaataacagtgatagaacaatataatgaaataaatgtcaaaggcaaaacatcaaaatgaaaaatacttgaACACATACTTATTGCCCCAAATACATAAAGAATTGTTGTTAGTATAGACAAATACTCTGCTTTCTCTCGATAAGTAGTCAAGGAAGACTAAAAGGAAAACCCTGCCaaattaaatggaatcatatggaaTATGCACAGTTTCATAgcaattaaagaaatgcaaattagaactcATTAAATGGCACAAATACTTAAAgatgcactttatttatttattttttaaagccagtGTTGGAGGAGAGAGTCTGAGAAACAAGAGCCCATCTACATTACGGGTGGGTCCATATTTCTGATGAGCAATTTGTATGCAGCAGGAGctacaaaactttaaaaacccTCAATCTATCCATTCCATTTTGGGaagatttgagaagaaaaaacttaaaggagaaaagaaagtttgTGCAAAAGTGTTAatatagcagcattatttttcataataataagAAACAACTCTGATGcacatttaaaaggaaaatggttTAAGCAACTGCTCTATGTTAACAGGATGAAATACAGTACaccattataatttaaaatgactaATATATGGATTATGTTGATCCTCAGAAATCTACATGTGAAACTGTGATAAATGAAGCTGAACAAGTGACACAGACACTAAGTGTACAGTCAACACTGTACACAAGTGTACAGACAACAAGTGTACAGTCCTTGGAGAGGAGCCATTCCTTACTTATATTGGATCCACAGGGCCAAACCTACTTCTTGGTATGCAATAAATGCTCAGCAAGTGTATGTTGAATGAATTCATAAATGGCTTTTCTGTTTGGCCGTGCTGAGCTCTTGACCTTCTGTCTGCTCTGAGCTCTGGCAGCTTTGCACTAGTTCCCAGCTTTCATACTGCTCACCTGGATTTCTGAACTCTGGCCTGCCCCAACCTCGGACAAATGCATACCCTCTGTGGTTCTGGCGCCCAGCTGGTAACCTCTGCTCTACTGAAGTCTCCAGGGACAGAGTGATACACAGCTGCAGCTCAATAAACACCTAATGGGGTGTTTGCATTTAGCagcagcagccaaaaaaaaaaaaaaaaaaagctttgtgaaaaaaataaaccttgttAAATGTACAAATGAAAATTAGCAAACATGGAGAGAGAACTGAATAGAGTTTAGAGCTAAAAACTAATTGCGATTTTTCTAGGGGAATGAACAGCTGTATTGGTAAACCTGTACAGTTACATGAACTGGCTAAAAAAAAAGTTACGAAAAATTAAATCTagtattaacatatttaaaaaattaattgcaaTCAATTTCCTGGGACTAGAAAGCATCTCCCTAACCCCAACAGCCTATTAAGAAGAGGCAAAGACAGCCAACGATTCAATCCTCTCTGGAAGGCTGACAGCACTGACCCTCAAGAAGGCACCAGCTGACTGGGAACATTCTGCCCAGAATATGTGCTGAGATTCCGTTGAGAGCAGAGTGGCACATTAATCCCTTCAGCGGCTGACAAAAGAAGTGTCCTACAAGTGTTTTAGAGTCATCAGGTTGTGTGTCATGGTGTTACAGGTCGCCCTAACAGAAAagcaacacacacacgcactcttTGCTAAAACAAGTGTTCACCCAGTGGTCCCCTGCACCCGGCCTTTCCTTGTGgcactgagtgccaggcacataaATATTTGCTAGCAGAACGAATAACTGAACTATTGAACGAAGAGAAGTGGGAGACAGAGGATTGCCAGATTATAGGAGGCCATCGCACCGTCAAGTGACGTTAGCCTCTACTTAGGAGGATCCTAATTTATTTCCAAGAGTGCATAGCTCTGAACAGGCCCAAATCCAGGCAGTGAGCTCCGGTGAGACACGCGCCGCTGctacaggaaggaaaaaatagacCCGAAATGCCTTGGCCAGGAGCTCGTCCCGTGCAGAGCCGAGGTTAAAGCAAGCCCTGCTTGAGCTCAGCAGCGGGTCCCGTGTCGGTCCCCAGGTCAGCCCCAGCCTAAGCCTTCTTGTGCTATAAATATAGCGGCCCACATGCTGCAGTGACACGGTGTTCCCTCTGCTCGCCGGGACAGAGAACACGAGTTTGCCCTTTAAATGTCCCAAGCCGAAGGTCCagcccccggcccagccctgcctgGTGGAAGCGCCTTCGCCCCCGATGCCCTCTGCAGAGGAGGGAGACGGGGAGGGGGCGTCCGAGCACCTGCCCAGCCAATGCGCGGGGCGCGCGCGGGCCCGGGCCCTCCTCCTCTCGCGAGACGCTGGGCGGGGGATATAAGGAGGGCTGCGGGACGACGCCAGCGGCCCCTTCGCACGGCGCGGGGACGGAGACGGGGTGGCGCAACCCGGCCCGGGCGTAGGCGAGAGCGAGGTCGCGGCTGCTTGCAGGCGGTGTGCGCCCGGCTGTCATCATGAGTGACCACGCGCTGAGCTTCCTGAAGGACTTCCTGGCAGGGGGCGTCGCCGCTGCCGTCTCCAAGACCGCGGTCGCCCCCATCGAGAGGGTCAAACTGCTGCTGCAGGTCAGGGCGGCGCGGGCGCGGGCGCGGCGCGCGGGCGCGCGGGCTGCGGGGGTGCGGGGGCGCGCGGGGGGCGCGGGCGGGGCGGTCGGGGTGCGGGGGGGCGCGGGCGGGCCGGGCGCGGGGTGCGGGGGGGCGCGGGCGGGCCGGGCGCCGGCTGCGGGGGGTGCGGGCCGGGAGCTGGCTGCGGGGTTGCGGGCCGGGCGGTCGGGGCGCGGGGGCGCGGGCTGCGGGCAGCCGCAGGAAATCCGCGCTAGGCCACAGGCCCGGCGCCGGCCTGCGCGGAGGGGAAGGTGCCCTCTGCGTAGACAGGTCCAGCGTCAGGCGGATTCCTGGTGTCGGGTGGCGCCCCGCGTTAGGGTGTCTATATATGGAAACCCACCCCGAGCCGTTTCCAGCGGGCCAGATCCTGCGCCTGGGACAGCACCGGCACTCCGCCTGGGCCTCCTGGGCCCGCCGCACCTTCCCATTTTTCAGTATCTCTTGCACCTTCTTACCTGCTCCCACCTCTTACCATAAACACGTTATGCTAGAGGCTGACATATGTTGTTTCATCTTTATATAACCCAAGCTAGGTgttatttctctccattttacagatgagattaAGAAACAAATTTGGGAATAAGCTCAGGTCAACGTACTCATCCTGTCCTCAAACCTTCTCCTCCCCTGTCTGGTCATTGAATGGCTTATAATCATCATCCCATCTATCCCATTTTTCTCCACCTGTGCAAAAGACTAGAGCCCCTCAGTGAGGAATAGCCCAGTTTGTGAGTCAAAATTATCAACAACCCCACCAACAAATTGCTCGCAAAAGCAACAGACCCCTCAATAATTGATTACTTGAACAATCTGCTTGAAAATTTTCGGGCTCTAATGACTAGTGGATTTATTCCCCCTCCTCCGTTAGAGCGTCGATCACTCAGAGATCTTCATCTCCAGGGAAACTAGAGTGACACTGAGTAACTGTCATCTCCTGCCCCCCATGTCTGTTAAATCGGGGGCCCTTTGGGGCAGGGATCTTTTTCCCTTCTGTCTCCCAGTAAGCCCCTGGTATTTTTCTGGCACCTCGGGAAAATGCAATAAATGACTATCTTTACACAGTTTGATCATCTTTTCAGTTTACTTGGGGTAGAAATTTTTCCCTCAAATACTCTGATAATTGGGGCAAAATTGGATTTTTGGCTTGTTGTCCAAGTAACTAatgtatttatttagatttcctcACTATGTATTTGAtttcatcatattttttatttttcaaaaggaaatctAGCAACCCTTCTCTTGTCCTCTTCCCTTTTCCCTGTCCTGCCTGTCTTTTGTCACCCACccgtccctcccctccccccaggtccAGCATGCCAGCAAACAGATCAGTGCTGAGAAGCAGTACAAAGGGATCATTGATTGTGTGGTGAGAATCCCCAAGGAGCAgggctttctttccttctggaggGGTAACCTGGCCAACGTGATCCGTTACTTCCCCACCCAAGCTCTCAACTTCGCCTTCAAGGACAAGTACAAGCAGCTCTTTCTGGGGGGCGTGGATCGGCATAAGCAGTTCTGGCGCTACTTTGCTGGTAACCTGGCTTCCGGTGGGGCAGCTGGGGCCACCTCCCTGTGCTTTGTCTACCCGCTGGACTTCGCCAGGACCAGGTTGGCTGCCGACGTGGGCAAGGGTGCCGCCCAGCGTGAGTTCAGTGGTCTGGGCAACTGTCTCACCAAGATCTTCAAGTCTGATGGCCTGAGGGGTCTCTACCAGGG
Above is a window of Cynocephalus volans isolate mCynVol1 chromosome 13, mCynVol1.pri, whole genome shotgun sequence DNA encoding:
- the SLC25A4 gene encoding ADP/ATP translocase 1, whose product is MSDHALSFLKDFLAGGVAAAVSKTAVAPIERVKLLLQVQHASKQISAEKQYKGIIDCVVRIPKEQGFLSFWRGNLANVIRYFPTQALNFAFKDKYKQLFLGGVDRHKQFWRYFAGNLASGGAAGATSLCFVYPLDFARTRLAADVGKGAAQREFSGLGNCLTKIFKSDGLRGLYQGFNVSVQGIIIYRAAYFGVYDTAKGMLPDPKNVHIFVSWMIAQSVTAVAGLVSYPFDTVRRRMMMQSGRKGADIMYTGTVDCWRKIAKDEGAKAFFKGAWSNVLRGMGGAFVLVLYDEIKKYV